The segment AGCAGACGACCAGTGGTTGCGACTACGATGTCCTGATTTTCGCTGAATACCTCAGCGTGGTTCATATAGGCAACGCCGCCGGTGATGGTGGCGATATCCAGATGCGTGTGTTTCGCTAACTCACGCGCGTGGTCGGCAACCTGCATCGCCAGTTCACGCGTGGGCGTTAAAATTAAAATGCGCGGCGGGCCTGATTTTTTACGTGGAAAATCGATCAGGTGCTGCATAGCCGGCAGCAGATAGGCTGCGGTTTTCCCCGTTCCGGTCGGCGCTGAACCCAGTACGTCACGGCCCTCCAGAGCGGCAGGGATGGCCTCAGCCTGGATGGCTGTTGGGCGCGTGAAGCCTTTTTCCTGCAGGGCATCCAGCAGGCTTTCGTCGAGTTCGAGTTCGGAGAATGTGGTTACGGTCATGGTCTACCTCAGTTTGGGGCGCTGATTATAGACAGAACAAACATAATCTTCATCTGTTTGTGTGCCAACTCGCCATGCCAGGAGATGTTTTCCCTGCTCTGTCACGTTACACTGAAGCTCTGCCATTGGGCAGGATTTGTTGAGTGGTTGCAGAGAATGACAGAAACGACGCCGCATCCGCGGCCTCAGTTACAAAAAAATGGTTTTACGTTTAAGCGATTTTTTATTGCCCACGATCGCTGTGCAATGAAAGTTGGCACCGACGGTATTTTGTTAGGCGCATGGGCACCGGTGGCGGGTGTGCGACGCGTGCTGGATATTGGTAGCGGTAGCGGCCTGATAGCCTTAATGATTGCGCAGCGAACGCCGGATGATGTGCAGATAGATGCAGTTGAGCTGGATGCTGATGCAGCACAACAGGCGCAGGAGAATGTGCTGGCCTCCCCCTGGCCATCGCGGGTAACAACCCATCAGGCAGATATCGTGCAATGGGCCGATGCTTGTGAACAGCGCTATTCCCTGATCGTTAGCAACCCACCTTATTTTGCTCCCGGTGTGGCCTGTGCCACGCCGCAGCGTGCGACCGCGCGTTCGACCGACACCCTGGATCATCATACTTTGTTGCGCTGTGCCGCCCAGTTAATAGAAGAAGAAGGCTTCTTTTGCGTGGTGCTGCCAGAATCACTGGGCCAAAGTATGATTGAACAGGCGCAGCAAGATGGCTGGCATCTGCGTTTTCGTTATGACGTTGCCGAGTATGCTCAACGCCCGCCTCATCGCGTGCTATTGGGTTTTTCCCCCTGCATGGGAGAACAACTGATAGAGCGGTTGGCGATACGCGATGAAAACACCCAATACTCGGAAGACTGGTGCAGCCTGACGCGTGATTTCTACCTGTTCATGTAGTGAGGCGGAGCCAATACCGTAGGAACCGCATCCGGCAGCAAATCCGGATAGTCCGGCGTATAGTGCAGGCCTCGACTTTCTTTACGCTCCAGCGCACAACGCACCATCAATTCAGCAACCTGCACCAGATTACGTAACTCCAGCAGGTTGTTGGACAGGCGAAAATTCGCGTAGTACTCGTCTATCTCCTGTTGGAGTAAGTTGATACGACGTAATGCGCGCTCCAGCCGTTTGGTGGTGCGCACAATGCCCATGTAATCCCACATAAACAGCCGCAACTCGTGCCAGTTATGTTGAATCACCACGCGCTCATCGGCGTCATCCACGCGGCTTTCATCCCAGGCAGGCAGGTGATTAACCTGTTCTGTACCGGGTAGCCGGCGGATCACATCTTCGGCGGCTGACCAGCCATAGACCAGGCATTCCAGCAACGAATTCGAAGCCATGCGATTGGCACCATGCAGGCCGGTATAGCTCACCTCACCAATCGCATACAGGCCATCGATATCAGTACGCCCTTGCTGATCAACCATCACACCGCCGCAGGTATAGTGAGCAGCCGGAACGATCGGGATCGGCTCTTTGGTCAAATCGAGGCCGAAAGTCAGCAATTTTTCATAGATCATCGGGAAATGCGCGCGAATGAAACTGGCCGGCTGATGGCTGATGTCGAGATACATACAGTCCACGCCAAGACGTTTCATCTCATGGTCAATGGCTCGCGCTACGATATCGCGCGGTGCCAGTTCGGCACGGGGATCAAAGTCAGGCATAAAGCGCGTGCCATCCGGGCGCAGTAGCCATGCCCCTTCGCCTCGTAATGCTTCAGTTAACAGGAAATTTTGTGCCTGTGGATGGAACAGACAGGTGGGGTGGAATTGATTGAATTCCAGATTCGCTACCCGACAACCCGCACGCCAGGCCATAGCAATGCCATCGCCGGATGCGACATCCGGGTTGGTGGTGTATTGATACACTTTGGCGGCCCCGCCGGTTGCGAGGATCACCGCGCGCGCCCGGCAGGTTTCAACCTGCTCACGGTTACGGTTCCAGATCCAGGCCCCAACAACCCGACGAGGTCCGGGTACGCCGATTTTATCGGAAAGAATCAGGTCAACAGCATTGGTACGTTCAAGAATGCGGATGTTGGGATGACTGAGGGCCTGGCTAACCAGCGTGGTTTCCACCGCGCGACCGGTGGCGTCAGCGCTGTGCAAAATGCGACGATGGCTGTGGCCTCCCTCGCGTGTCAGGTGGTAGCGAGCTTCACCATCAGCTTGCGGTTCTTTGTCGAAGGCTACGCCGTTATCAATTAACCATTGCACGCAGTCGCGTGCGTTACTGGCGATAAAATTGACGGTAGCACGATCGCATAACCCCGCTCCGGCAATCAGCGTATCCTCCACATGCGATTCAATGCTGTCGGTTTCATCGAACACCGCTGCGATGCCGCCTTGTGCGTAGAGCGTTGAACCTTCATTCACCTGCGCTTTACTCAGGACCGTAACCTGATAATGCGGCGCCAGGCGCAGCGCCAGTGACAGGCCAGCAGCGCCGCTGCCGACGATAAGTACGTCGCACTGATAATCGGATTGGGAAGTCATGATGTTTAATTTACTAAACAAAAGGTGTTCAGAGCATAAGCCCGGATGCCAACTCTGTGAAGTATTTTAAACAGGCTTTGTCGAGGAATTCGGCGTTTTCCGGCGATAATTGCGCGATTTCAGTAAGTTATGTCTGAAAATAACCTTTACGTGTTTTTTATACCAAACTTACTGAAAATTCAGGTAATAAAGATGAAAATCGTGGCGTCATAGGTTACTCTGCCAGCGATTATCGGTGCCGGAAATGAGGCTGCCAGCGCGGCAAATCGCTACACTGAAAGACAATCAACAACAACAGCGTCTGGGTTCCTATACGGAAAATTTTCAGGTCGTGGTGAACTTCATGCCAGAATATGACTCTAAGCGCATGCTTGCTCAGAACAATGAGATGTGCTGGCAGTTCATTTACGCATAAAAAAAGAGTTTGGGGAGACATTACCTCGGATGAGCGAGCAGTTAACGGATCAGGTTCTCGTTGAACGGGTTCAGAAGGGAGATCAAAAGTCATTTAACTTACTGGTGATTCGATACCAGCATAAAGTGGCGAGCCTGGTTTCACGTTATGTCCCATCGGGCGATGTGCCAGATGTGGTACAGGAGTCTTTTATCAAAGCGTATCGCGCACTGGAATCATTCCGTGGCGACAGCGCATTTTACACATGGCTGTACCGTATTGCGGTGAACACAGCAAAAAATTATCTGGTGGCTCAGGGGCGCCGTCCGCCGTCGAGTGATGTTGACGCAATTGATGCGGAAAACTTCGAAAGTGCGGGTGCATTAAAAGAAATTTCGAACCCTGAGAACTTAATGTTGTCTGACGAACTGAAACAAATTGTTTTTCGTACCATTGAGGCGCTTCCTGAGGATCTTCGTATGGCAATCACCCTCAGAGAACTGGATGGGTTAAGCTACGAAGAGATTGCCGCCATCATGGATTGCCCGGTCGGTACAGTACGTTCTCGTATCTTCCGTGCGCGAGAGGCTATTGATAACAAAGTTCAACCGCTTATCCAACGTCAGTGATAACGGCTACTGGAAGGGTACCAAAGCATGCAGAAAGAAAAACTTTCCGCTTTAATGGATGGTGAAACTTTAGATAACGAGCTGCTGGCGTCGTTATCAAGGGATGTGAATCTGCAAAAAAGCTGGGAAAGCTACCATCTAATCCGCGACACCCTGCGGGGCGATGTGGGTGAAGTGCTGCATTTTGATATCTCCGCGCGCGTGGCGGCAGCCATCGAAAATGAACCGGTGCGTAAAGTGACTTCGATGATTCCGGAAGCACAACCCGAACCGGTGCGCTGGAAGAAAATGCCGTTCTGGCGTAAGTCCGGTTCCTGGACTGCGCAGCTGGCGCAGGTTGGCGTAGCAGCCTGTGTATCGTTGGCGGTGATTGTCGGTGTTCAGCACTACAATCAGCCTGCGGGTAGCAACGCAACCGAATCGTCTGATTCGCCAGTGTTTAATACGCTGCCGATGATGGGCAAGGCTTCACCGGTTAGTCTGGGTGTGCCGTCTGATGCGTTTGATACCAACAGTTCAAACCAGCAGGTGCAGGAACAGCGTCGTCGTATCAACGCGATGCTGCAAGATTATGAGCTGCAACGTCGTCTGCATGCCGATCAGGTTCAGTTTGAGAAGAACGATCCGCAACAGGCGCAAGCGAATGTTCCCGGTAATCAGTCGTTAGGAATTCAGCAGCAGTAATGAAGCAGCTTTGGTGTGCCGTTAGCCTGCTGGCAGGCAGCCTGCTTTATACATCTACCGCCCCGGCGCAGACTTCTGCGTCCGGGGCGTTGTTACAGCAGATGGAGCAAGCAAGCCAGTCCCTCAATTATGAATTCGCTTACATCAATGTCTCCCGGCTTGGCATAGAGTCCTTGCGTTATCGCCATGCGGTTATCGACAATCGTATCTTTGCTCAATTGTTGCAGATGGACGGGCCACGTCGTGAGGTGATTCAGCGTGGTAACGATATCAGCTACTTTGAACCCGGCCTTGATCCGTTCTCCTTGCCCGGCAACCATATTGTGGATGCCCTGCCGCCGTTGATGTTTGCCGACTTCTCACGCCTGAGCGATGCCTACGATTTCATTCCCGTTGGTCGGTCACGCATCGCTGATCAGTTGTGTGAGGTGGTACGCATCGTCTCACGCGACGGTTCGCGCTACAGCTATGTGGTGTGGCTGGATGTTGATACCAAGCTGCCGTTACGCATTGACCTGCTGGATCGTGATGGCGAGACGCTGGAACAGTTCCGGGTTATCAGTTTTGCCGTTGATGAAGGTGTGCGTAATCTGATGCAGGGGCTGGAGAAAGCAAATCTGCCGCCAACATTATCATTACCGGCGGGCGATAAAGTGCAGCTCAACTGGCAGCCAACATGGCTTCCGGCAGGAATGACCCTCATCTCTCAGAGTCGCCGAGATATCCCGGCGCTGAATAAAACCGTTGAATCCCGTCTCTACAGCGATGGCCTGTTTAGTTTTGCGATTAACATTACTCCCGCAGATAAAAACAGCGTGGCGCAGACATTGCGCACTGGGCGTCGTACGGTGCAGACTGAAGTGCGCAATAATAACGAGATTACCGTGGTGGGTGAGATTCCACCGACCACAGCAAAACGTATTGCGGACAGCATTGATTCGGGATCAGCAAAATGATGAGAGAATGGGCCACTGTGGTGGCGTGGAAAGAGGGTATCGCGACGCTACATACCGAAGCGAAAACCTCCTGCAACAGTTGCTCGGCGCGTAAAGGTTGCGGCAGCCATATGCTGAATAAGCTGGGGCCGAAAAATGCGCATGTGATGGAGATCGTCAGTCCCGAACCGTTGCAGCCAGGTCAGCGTATCGAATTGGGGATTCGCGAAAGCAGTTTGTTAGGCTCAGCACTGTTGGTTTATATGACGCCGCTGTTTGGCCTGTTTTTGGTCGCAGGTCTGTTTCAGATGCTGTTCCATAGCGATCTGGCTTCCGCCTGTGGCGCGCTGTTGGGTGGAGTGGGTGGCTTTATTGTGGCAAAAGGCGTTTCATCGGTGTTTGGTGAGCGTGAGGCTTTTCAGCCGGTAATCCTCAATATTGCTTTGCCTCCTGATGCCATGCGGGTTGAAACTGAAGTTTGATACTTGCCGGGCCGCGTCGAACGCGGCCTTTTTCACGGCGTTTAGCCGCTGAAATCTGTTGCGATTCCCCGCAGTTCCATTCTTTAACGCAAGGCGTTAACAGTGTAATATGCGTCGTCATTAATGAGGCTGACAGGTTTCCAGGTAAAACTCCATTTCCTGAATATGTCTGTGCTCAAGTATTCAACTGATATTCTACGTGAAGATATTCATATAAATGAAGCACATACGAAATTTCTCCATCATCGCTCATATCGACCACGGCAAATCGACGCTGTCAGACCGTTTGATTCAAATTTGTGGTGGCCTGAGCGATCGTGAGATGGCGGCGCAGGTTCTGGATTCAATGGATCTGGAGCGTGAACGCGGCATTACCATTAAGGCGCAGAGTGTAACGCTCGATTACAAAGCGCTGAACGGTGAAACTTACCAGCTCAATTTTATCGATACTCCCGGACACGTTGACTTCTCTTATGAAGTATCCCGCTCTCTGGCGGCCTGTGAAGGGGCGTTACTGGTGGTCGATGCAGGCCAGGGCGTAGAAGCACAGACGCTGGCGAACTGCTATACCGCCATGGAAATGGATCTGGAAGTGGTACCGGTATTGAACAAGATCGACCTGCCTGCGGCCGACCCGGAGCGCGTGGCGGAAGAGATTGAAGATATCGTCGGTATTGATGCGACTGACGCCGTACGCTGTTCAGCGAAGACCGGCGTGGGTGTTCCGGATGTGCTGGAACGCCTGGTGCGCGATATTCCGCCGCCGGAAGGCGATCCAGAAGGCCCATTGCAGGCGCTGATTATCGACTCATGGTTCGATAACTATCTTGGCGTTGTGTCACTGATTCGTATTAAGAACGGCACCCTGCGCAAAGGCGATAAAGTTAAAGTGATCAGCACCGGTCAGGTGTATAACGCCGATCGTCTGGGGATTTTCACCCCGAAACAGGTTGATCGTACCGAGCTGAAATGTGGCGAGGTAGGTTGGCTGGTTTGTGCAATCAAAGACATCCTTGGCGCACCGGTGGGCGATACCCTGACGCTGCAACGTAACCCGGCGGATAAAGCGCTGCCAGGCTTTAAAAAAGTGAAGCCGCAGGTCTATGCCGGTCTGTTCCCGGTCAGCTCTGATGATTATGAAGCTTTCCGCGATGCGCTGGGCAAACTGAGCCTGAACGATGCGTCACTGTTCTATGAGCCAGAAAGCTCCACGGCGTTGGGCTTTGGCTTCCGCTGTGGCTTCCTTGGCCTGCTGCATATGGAGATCATCCAGGAACGTCTGGAGCGTGAATACGATCTCGATCTGATCACCACCGCACCGACCGTGGTGTATGAAGTGGAAACCACAGATGGCGAAGTGGTGTATGTTGACAGCCCGTCTAAGCTGCCGCCGCTGAATAATATTGAAGAACTGCGTGAACCGATCGCCGAGTGTCATATGCTGCTGCCGCAGGAGTTCCTCGGCAACGTCATTACGCTCTGTATCGAGAAACGTGGTGTTCAGACAAATATGGTTTACCACGGTAACCAGGTTGCGCTGACTTACGAAATCCCGATGGCGGAAGTGGTTCTCGACTTCTTTGACCGTCTGAAATCAACGTCGCGCGGCTATGCTTCACTGGATTATAACTTCAAACGTTTCCAGGCCTCTGACATGGTGCGTGTCGACGTGCTGATCAACTCAGAACGTGTCGATGCGCTGGCGCTGATTACTCACCGTGATAACTCGCAATATCGTGGCCGTGAGCTGGTGGAAAAGATGAAAGATCTGATCCCACGCCAGCAGTTCGATATCGCGATTCAGGCAGCAATCGGCAACCACATTATCGCTCGCTCAACAGTCAAGCAGCTGCGTAAAAACGTTCTGGCGAAATGCTATGGCGGTGACGTTAGCCGTAAGAAAAAACTGTTGCAGAAGCAGAAGGAAGGTAAGAAGCGAATGAAGCAGGTCGGTAACGTTGAACTGCCGCAGGAAGCATTCCTTGCCATTCTGCATGTCGGTAAAGACAGCAAATAAGGAACCTCAATGGCTAATATGTTCGCCCTGATTCTGGCGATCGCGACGCTGGTAACGGGTGTTATCTGGTGTATTGATCGTTTTAAGTGGGCACCGGCGCGTCGTGCGAAGCAGGTTGCCGCACAGGCGCAGGCAGGTAATACGCTGGACAGCAAAACGCTGGCGAAAGTCTCTCCGCAACCCGGTTGGGTGGAAACCGCAGCGTCGGTTTTCCCGGTGCTGGCAGTGGTATTTATCGTTCGGTCATTCGTTTATGAGCCATTCCAGATCCCATCTGGTTCGATGATGCCGACTCTGCTGATCGGTGACTTTATCCTGGTGGAGAAATTTGCCTACGGCCTGAAAGATCCAATCACCCAAACGACGCTGATCCCGACCGGTCATCCACAGCGCGGCGACATCGCGGTATTCAAATACCCGAAGGATCCGAGCATGGATTACATCAAACGGGTAATTGGTCTGCCGGGCGACAAAGTGGTTTACGATCCATACAGCAAAACCCTGACGGTGAATCCGGGTTGTGGCAACGGAAAATGTGACACTGCGCTGCCAATCACCTATACCAATATCGAGCCAAGCAGCTTTATTCAGACCTTCAGCGGTTTTGATGGCAACGAAACCGGTAATGGTTTCTTCCAGGTACCGCAGGGCGAAACGATGCGCGGTGGCTTACGTCTTGGTACACGTAAAGAGACGTTGGGCAGCGTAACGCACGATATCCTGTTGGTTAACGAAGCACAGAGTCAGGCGAGCATGTATTACCAGCAGCCAGGCCAGCCTCAGTCGACCTGGATTGTGCCGCAGGGGCAATATTTCATGATGGGCGATAACCGTGATAACAGCGCCGACAGCCGCTACTGGGGCTTTGTACCCGAGCGCAACCTGGTCGGTAAAGCGGTCGCTATCTGGATGAGCTTTGAGAAACAAGAAGGACAGTGGCCTACCGGCGTGCGCTTAAGTCGCATTGGCGGTATTCACTGATAAACGGTTGGCTCCCTGTGGGGAGCCACTGCACACGAAACGGAACGTGTTGGAACCTCAGCCCTGTTTCGTATGCAGAGTGACAGAAGCACAAAAGAACTGGAATCGCATGAACCCCATCCTCATTAACAAGTTGCAGCGCAAACTGGGCTACACTTTTACTCATCCGGAATTGTTGCAACAGGCTCTGACTCACCGCAGCGCCAGCAGTAAACACAACGAGCGTCTTGAATTTCTTGGCGATTCAATTCTCAGCTATGTCATTGCTAATGCGCTGTATCACCGCTTTCCGCGGGTTGATGAGGGCGACATGAGCCGTATGCGTGCGACACTGGTACGTGGAAATACGTTGGCAGAAATGGCGCGTGAGTTTGATCTTGGCGAGTGTTTACGTCTGGGGCCAGGTGAACTGAAAAGCGGCGGCTTCCGTCGCGAATCGATTCTTGCTGATACGGTGGAAGCGCTGATTGGCGGCATTTTCCTCGACAGCAATATTCAGACCGTCGAAAAGCTAATTCTCGACTGGTATCAAACGCGGCTGGAACAGATCAGTCCGGGCGATAAACAAAAAGATCCAAAAACGCGCCTGCAAGAGTTTTTGCAGGGACGCCATCTGCCGCTGCCTTCATATCTGGTAGTGCAGGTGCGTGGTGAAGCCCACGACCAGGAATTTACCATTCACTGTCAGGTGAGTGGCATGGCTGAGCCGGTGGTGGGCGTAGGTTCCAGCCGCCGTAAAGCAGAACAGGCCGCCGCCGAACAGGCGTTGATTAAACTCGGCCTTGAATAGTCACATCGCAGCACCCTGACCGGTGCTGATTAAGTCAGGACTCGAATGAGCGAACACGAAACTTATTGCGGCTTTGTCGCGATTGTTGGCCGACCCAACGTCGGCAAATCCACCTTGCTGAACCAGTTGCTGGGGCAAAAGGTGTCGATCACCTCGCGCAAGCCGCAAACCACGCGTCACCGCATCATGGGTATCCATACTGAAGGGCCATACCAGGCTATCTATGTGGACACGCCCGGATTGCACATGGAAGAGAAGCGGGCGATTAACCGCCTGATGAACCGTGCTGCCAGCAGCTCCATCGGTGATGTTGAACTGGTAATTTTCGTGGTTGATGGCACACGCTGGACGCCAGATGACGAAATGGTGCTGAACAAGCTGCGTGACGGCAAAGTGCCGGTGGTACTGGCGGTGAACAAGGTGGATAACATCCAGGATAAAAGCATCCTGCTGCCACATCTCCAGTTCCTCGGTCAGCAGATGAACTTCACGGATATCGTCCCAATCTCGGCTGAGACGGGTAAAAACGTTGATACCATTGCGGCCATCGTGCGCAAGCGTCTGCCCAAAGCGGAACATCACTTCCCGGAAGAGTACATCACCGACCGTTCGCAGCGCTTTATGGCGTCCGAGATCATCCGTGAAAAACTGATGCGTTTCCTCGGTGCAGAGCTGCCGTATTCCGTTACCGTTGAGATTGAAAAGTTCGAGACTAACGAACGCGGTGGCTATGATATCAGCGGCCTGATTCTGGTCGAACGCGATGGTCAGAAGAAAATGGTGATTGGCAACAAAGGTGCCAAAATCAAAACCATTGGTATCGAAGCGCGTAGAGATATGGAAGAGATGTTCGAGGCCAAGGTTCACCTCGAACTGTGGGTGAAGGTGAAATCTGGCTGGGCGGATGACGAACGTGCGCTGCGCAGTCTGGGTTATGTAGACGACCTCTAACCGATGGAAGGCTGGCAACGCGCCTTTGTGCTGCATAGTCGCCCCTACAGCGAAACCAGCCTGCTGCTCGATCTGTTTAGCGAAAGCGAAGGGCGTGTGCGTGTCCTTGCCAAAGGCGCACGTTCACGTCGTTCACAACTCAAGGGGGCGTTACAACCTTTTACCCCCTTGCTGGTACGCTGGGGCGGGCGCGGCGAAGTCAAAACGCTGCGCAACGCTGAAGCGGTATCGCTGGCACTCCCCCTGAGTGGCATCACGCTCTACTGCGGTCTGTACGTCAATGAACTGCTGTCGCGGGTGCTGGAGCAGGAAATCCCTTTCTCTGACCTCTTCTTCGATTACCTGAATTGCATCCAGGCGCTTGCCGCCGTCAGCGGCACGCCGGAGCCAGCCTTGCGTCGTTTCGAACTGGCGCTGCTCGGACATCTGGGATACGGCGTTGATTTCCTGCACTGCGCGGGCAGTGGCGAAGCGGTGGATGATGGTATGACCTACAGCTACCGTGAAGAGAAAGGTTTCATTGCCAGCCTGGTGGTCAATCAGCGTAGTTTTACCGGTCGCCAGTTGCGGGCGCTGTGGTCACGCGAGTTCCCTGATACCGATAGCCTGCGTGCTGCCAAACGCTTTACCCGAATGGCGCTGAAGCCCTATCTGGGTGGCAAACCGCTTAAGAGTCAGGAACTTTTTCGCCAGTTTGTACCGAAAAAGAAGCCGGATGCGTCGAGCGAATGATGCCAGTCCTGTTGCTACGCGGTACACTGTAAACTCACTAACCCTGGTTAAGGATTGTCATGGCTGAGTTGCTGTTAGGGGTCAACATTGACCACATCGCCACCGTACGTAACGCGCGTGGCACGAATTATCCCGATCCGGTGCAGGCTGCATTTATTTCTGAACAGGCGGGTGCGGATGGTATTACCGTACATCTGCGTGAAGATCGCCGTCATATCACCGATCGTGACGTCCGTATTCTGCGCGATACCATCCAGACGCGTATGAATCTGGAAATGGCGGTGACCGATGAGATGGTTGGCATTGCCTGTGACATCAAACCACACTTCTGCTGCCTGGTGCCGGAAAAACGTCAGGAAGTGACCACTGAAGGCGGTCTTGATGTGGCGGGTCAGCAGGACAAAATCAATGCTGCGGTTAAACAGCTGAGCGAGGCGGGGATTCTGGTGTCATTGTTTATCGATGCCGATCACCGCCAAATCGAAGCCGCCGTGGCGAGCGGTGCACCTTACATTGAAATTCACACCGGTGCGTATGCGGAAGCACCCGAAGGTCTGGCACGCGATGCGGAGCTGGAGCGTATTCGTAAAGCAGCCACCTTTGCAGCCAGTCTCGGCCTGAAAGTGAATGCCGGGCACGGTCTGACCTACCATAACGTGCTGCCGATTGCGGCGCTGCCGGAAATGCATGAACTGAATATCGGTCATGCCATTATTGGTCGCGCGGTGATGAGTGGTCTGGCTGAGGCGGTCAAAGAGATG is part of the Pantoea phytobeneficialis genome and harbors:
- the rseC gene encoding SoxR-reducing system protein RseC, which gives rise to MMREWATVVAWKEGIATLHTEAKTSCNSCSARKGCGSHMLNKLGPKNAHVMEIVSPEPLQPGQRIELGIRESSLLGSALLVYMTPLFGLFLVAGLFQMLFHSDLASACGALLGGVGGFIVAKGVSSVFGEREAFQPVILNIALPPDAMRVETEV
- the era gene encoding GTPase Era; translation: MSEHETYCGFVAIVGRPNVGKSTLLNQLLGQKVSITSRKPQTTRHRIMGIHTEGPYQAIYVDTPGLHMEEKRAINRLMNRAASSSIGDVELVIFVVDGTRWTPDDEMVLNKLRDGKVPVVLAVNKVDNIQDKSILLPHLQFLGQQMNFTDIVPISAETGKNVDTIAAIVRKRLPKAEHHFPEEYITDRSQRFMASEIIREKLMRFLGAELPYSVTVEIEKFETNERGGYDISGLILVERDGQKKMVIGNKGAKIKTIGIEARRDMEEMFEAKVHLELWVKVKSGWADDERALRSLGYVDDL
- the trmN gene encoding tRNA(1)(Val) (adenine(37)-N(6))-methyltransferase TrmN translates to MTETTPHPRPQLQKNGFTFKRFFIAHDRCAMKVGTDGILLGAWAPVAGVRRVLDIGSGSGLIALMIAQRTPDDVQIDAVELDADAAQQAQENVLASPWPSRVTTHQADIVQWADACEQRYSLIVSNPPYFAPGVACATPQRATARSTDTLDHHTLLRCAAQLIEEEGFFCVVLPESLGQSMIEQAQQDGWHLRFRYDVAEYAQRPPHRVLLGFSPCMGEQLIERLAIRDENTQYSEDWCSLTRDFYLFM
- the rseA gene encoding anti-sigma-E factor RseA; the encoded protein is MQKEKLSALMDGETLDNELLASLSRDVNLQKSWESYHLIRDTLRGDVGEVLHFDISARVAAAIENEPVRKVTSMIPEAQPEPVRWKKMPFWRKSGSWTAQLAQVGVAACVSLAVIVGVQHYNQPAGSNATESSDSPVFNTLPMMGKASPVSLGVPSDAFDTNSSNQQVQEQRRRINAMLQDYELQRRLHADQVQFEKNDPQQAQANVPGNQSLGIQQQ
- the lepB gene encoding signal peptidase I; amino-acid sequence: MANMFALILAIATLVTGVIWCIDRFKWAPARRAKQVAAQAQAGNTLDSKTLAKVSPQPGWVETAASVFPVLAVVFIVRSFVYEPFQIPSGSMMPTLLIGDFILVEKFAYGLKDPITQTTLIPTGHPQRGDIAVFKYPKDPSMDYIKRVIGLPGDKVVYDPYSKTLTVNPGCGNGKCDTALPITYTNIEPSSFIQTFSGFDGNETGNGFFQVPQGETMRGGLRLGTRKETLGSVTHDILLVNEAQSQASMYYQQPGQPQSTWIVPQGQYFMMGDNRDNSADSRYWGFVPERNLVGKAVAIWMSFEKQEGQWPTGVRLSRIGGIH
- the lepA gene encoding translation elongation factor 4 — encoded protein: MKHIRNFSIIAHIDHGKSTLSDRLIQICGGLSDREMAAQVLDSMDLERERGITIKAQSVTLDYKALNGETYQLNFIDTPGHVDFSYEVSRSLAACEGALLVVDAGQGVEAQTLANCYTAMEMDLEVVPVLNKIDLPAADPERVAEEIEDIVGIDATDAVRCSAKTGVGVPDVLERLVRDIPPPEGDPEGPLQALIIDSWFDNYLGVVSLIRIKNGTLRKGDKVKVISTGQVYNADRLGIFTPKQVDRTELKCGEVGWLVCAIKDILGAPVGDTLTLQRNPADKALPGFKKVKPQVYAGLFPVSSDDYEAFRDALGKLSLNDASLFYEPESSTALGFGFRCGFLGLLHMEIIQERLEREYDLDLITTAPTVVYEVETTDGEVVYVDSPSKLPPLNNIEELREPIAECHMLLPQEFLGNVITLCIEKRGVQTNMVYHGNQVALTYEIPMAEVVLDFFDRLKSTSRGYASLDYNFKRFQASDMVRVDVLINSERVDALALITHRDNSQYRGRELVEKMKDLIPRQQFDIAIQAAIGNHIIARSTVKQLRKNVLAKCYGGDVSRKKKLLQKQKEGKKRMKQVGNVELPQEAFLAILHVGKDSK
- the rnc gene encoding ribonuclease III, with the translated sequence MNPILINKLQRKLGYTFTHPELLQQALTHRSASSKHNERLEFLGDSILSYVIANALYHRFPRVDEGDMSRMRATLVRGNTLAEMAREFDLGECLRLGPGELKSGGFRRESILADTVEALIGGIFLDSNIQTVEKLILDWYQTRLEQISPGDKQKDPKTRLQEFLQGRHLPLPSYLVVQVRGEAHDQEFTIHCQVSGMAEPVVGVGSSRRKAEQAAAEQALIKLGLE
- the nadB gene encoding L-aspartate oxidase; this translates as MTSQSDYQCDVLIVGSGAAGLSLALRLAPHYQVTVLSKAQVNEGSTLYAQGGIAAVFDETDSIESHVEDTLIAGAGLCDRATVNFIASNARDCVQWLIDNGVAFDKEPQADGEARYHLTREGGHSHRRILHSADATGRAVETTLVSQALSHPNIRILERTNAVDLILSDKIGVPGPRRVVGAWIWNRNREQVETCRARAVILATGGAAKVYQYTTNPDVASGDGIAMAWRAGCRVANLEFNQFHPTCLFHPQAQNFLLTEALRGEGAWLLRPDGTRFMPDFDPRAELAPRDIVARAIDHEMKRLGVDCMYLDISHQPASFIRAHFPMIYEKLLTFGLDLTKEPIPIVPAAHYTCGGVMVDQQGRTDIDGLYAIGEVSYTGLHGANRMASNSLLECLVYGWSAAEDVIRRLPGTEQVNHLPAWDESRVDDADERVVIQHNWHELRLFMWDYMGIVRTTKRLERALRRINLLQQEIDEYYANFRLSNNLLELRNLVQVAELMVRCALERKESRGLHYTPDYPDLLPDAVPTVLAPPHYMNR
- the rseB gene encoding sigma-E factor regulatory protein RseB; amino-acid sequence: MKQLWCAVSLLAGSLLYTSTAPAQTSASGALLQQMEQASQSLNYEFAYINVSRLGIESLRYRHAVIDNRIFAQLLQMDGPRREVIQRGNDISYFEPGLDPFSLPGNHIVDALPPLMFADFSRLSDAYDFIPVGRSRIADQLCEVVRIVSRDGSRYSYVVWLDVDTKLPLRIDLLDRDGETLEQFRVISFAVDEGVRNLMQGLEKANLPPTLSLPAGDKVQLNWQPTWLPAGMTLISQSRRDIPALNKTVESRLYSDGLFSFAINITPADKNSVAQTLRTGRRTVQTEVRNNNEITVVGEIPPTTAKRIADSIDSGSAK
- the rpoE gene encoding RNA polymerase sigma factor RpoE codes for the protein MSEQLTDQVLVERVQKGDQKSFNLLVIRYQHKVASLVSRYVPSGDVPDVVQESFIKAYRALESFRGDSAFYTWLYRIAVNTAKNYLVAQGRRPPSSDVDAIDAENFESAGALKEISNPENLMLSDELKQIVFRTIEALPEDLRMAITLRELDGLSYEEIAAIMDCPVGTVRSRIFRAREAIDNKVQPLIQRQ